The Nitrospirota bacterium genome contains a region encoding:
- a CDS encoding N-acetylmuramoyl-L-alanine amidase-like domain-containing protein, translating to MRSKRREVKGKKEISINLGPWTEASLEGLLRASSGIRDTGDRIVSLSRPFIGTPYRESTLTGSASEPEVLTIDLAGVDCFTFIDYIEALRRARSFEEFTAMVREVRYRSGIVAYSNRNHFFTDWSVFNAGSVSDVTGVIGGEKARSVRKCLNRKEDGTSFLPGMPPVERDITYLPSGHVDKAVLDALRNGDYIGIYSPQPGLDVSHVGILVREDTSLLLRHASSAQTNRKVVDQEFSGYIAGKPGIVVLRPK from the coding sequence GTGAGAAGTAAGAGACGGGAAGTGAAAGGCAAGAAGGAAATAAGCATCAATTTAGGCCCTTGGACCGAAGCATCGTTGGAAGGCCTGCTCCGCGCCTCCTCCGGAATAAGGGATACCGGCGACCGGATCGTCTCTCTCTCCCGCCCCTTTATCGGCACGCCCTACCGGGAATCGACGCTGACCGGTTCTGCCTCGGAGCCGGAAGTCCTGACGATCGATCTCGCTGGCGTCGACTGTTTCACCTTCATCGATTACATCGAGGCCCTGCGGCGGGCGCGCTCCTTTGAGGAGTTCACGGCGATGGTGAGGGAGGTGCGGTACCGGTCGGGGATTGTCGCGTACAGCAACAGGAACCATTTCTTTACCGACTGGTCCGTCTTCAATGCCGGCTCCGTCAGCGATGTCACGGGCGTTATCGGCGGAGAAAAGGCCCGGAGCGTCCGGAAATGCCTGAACCGGAAGGAGGACGGGACCTCCTTTCTGCCCGGCATGCCGCCGGTCGAGCGGGACATCACCTATCTGCCTTCCGGGCATGTCGATAAAGCGGTGCTCGATGCCTTGAGGAACGGAGACTATATCGGGATATACTCCCCGCAGCCGGGCCTCGATGTCTCCCATGTAGGCATTCTCGTAAGAGAGGACACCTCCCTCCTTTTACGCCATGCGTCGTCAGCGCAGACCAATCGGAAAGTGGTCGACCAGGAGTTCAGCGGCTACATCGCCGGCAAGCCGGGAATCGTCGTGCTCAGGCCGAAGTAA